One Parachlamydia sp. AcF125 DNA segment encodes these proteins:
- a CDS encoding sodium:alanine symporter family protein, translating to MDFLKFLHAVYGIVWGFPLLILLMGIGVYLTIVLKGLQFSYLGYALRLGLGLDKAKEGKGDISHFQSLMTALAATVGIGNIAGVAAAITIGGLGALFWMWVTALIGMITKFAEALLALKYRTIDAKGEMCGGPMYFIEKGLGWKWLSLIFAASGAIAAFGGGNMLQANSVADVMFSFFQLDPLWTGSAMAILMGLTLLGGIKSIGKAASILVPFMGIIYIGGGLLVLLKCYKQIPTAAWGIFSHAFTGQAAVGGFAGSTLLLSMQVGISRGLMTSEAGLGTASIAAAAAKSDVPGRQAMVSMTGSFLATVVMCTITGLILSVTNLLGEVGPDGKMLTGATMTLTAFQSVFDWGGYVVSLGLVLFAFTTLLGWAYYGEKCVEYMWGRKIVPLYRVIFSLMIIPGAILELETVWLISDIFNGLMAFPNLVGLCGLSGAVIAETREFLKELEAERAQKLAPSKA from the coding sequence ATGGATTTTTTAAAGTTTTTACATGCCGTTTACGGAATTGTATGGGGATTTCCGCTCCTCATTTTGTTAATGGGAATAGGAGTGTATTTAACGATCGTTTTAAAGGGATTACAGTTTAGCTATTTGGGATATGCACTTAGGCTTGGCCTAGGCCTCGATAAAGCTAAAGAAGGAAAAGGAGATATCAGCCATTTTCAGTCTCTTATGACTGCTTTAGCTGCTACGGTGGGGATTGGAAATATTGCAGGTGTTGCCGCGGCTATTACTATTGGAGGTTTAGGGGCCTTATTTTGGATGTGGGTCACCGCTCTGATAGGAATGATTACCAAATTTGCCGAAGCCTTGCTCGCCTTGAAATATCGCACAATCGATGCAAAAGGGGAGATGTGTGGGGGGCCCATGTATTTTATCGAGAAAGGGCTTGGTTGGAAATGGCTCTCTCTTATTTTTGCTGCTAGCGGGGCCATTGCCGCTTTTGGTGGAGGAAATATGCTTCAAGCAAACTCTGTGGCTGATGTGATGTTTAGCTTTTTTCAGCTAGACCCCCTTTGGACAGGTAGTGCCATGGCCATTCTCATGGGATTGACTTTGTTAGGAGGAATTAAAAGCATTGGCAAAGCGGCTTCTATACTCGTGCCTTTTATGGGAATCATTTATATCGGGGGAGGGCTGCTTGTTTTATTAAAGTGTTATAAACAGATTCCTACTGCGGCCTGGGGAATTTTTTCCCATGCTTTTACAGGGCAAGCTGCCGTGGGGGGATTTGCAGGTTCTACCTTGCTGCTTTCAATGCAGGTTGGCATTAGTAGAGGTCTAATGACAAGTGAAGCTGGTTTGGGAACCGCCTCGATCGCTGCTGCTGCCGCAAAAAGTGATGTTCCAGGAAGGCAGGCGATGGTTTCCATGACAGGGAGTTTTTTAGCAACAGTTGTCATGTGCACCATCACAGGATTAATTCTGAGCGTCACAAACCTTTTAGGCGAAGTGGGTCCAGATGGTAAAATGTTAACGGGAGCGACAATGACGTTGACCGCTTTCCAATCTGTATTTGATTGGGGAGGATATGTAGTCTCTCTTGGGTTAGTTCTTTTTGCCTTTACGACGCTGCTTGGATGGGCTTATTATGGTGAAAAATGTGTAGAATATATGTGGGGACGTAAAATTGTACCTCTTTATCGGGTGATTTTCAGTCTGATGATCATTCCAGGGGCAATTTTGGAACTGGAAACTGTGTGGCTCATCTCCGATATTTTTAATGGGTTGATGGCATTCCCTAACTTGGTTGGTTTGTGTGGGCTCTCTGGGGCGGTGATTGCAGAAACAAGGGAATTTCTAAAAGAGCTTGAGGCAGAGAGAGCTCAAAAGCTGGCCCCTTCAAAAGCTTAA